The Sphingomonas crocodyli genome contains the following window.
ATGGCCGGGCTCGACGAAGGCACGGTCGATTTCCGCCCCACCTATAATGGTGAGGAGGAAGAGCCCGAAATCTTCCCCGGCCTCTTCCCCAACCTGCTCGCCAACGGCGCGACCGGCATCGCGGTCGGCATGGCGACGTCGATCCCGCCGCACAATGTCGCCGAACTGGCCGAGGCGGCGAAGATGCTGATCGACGATCCGCACGCCGACACGCGCAAGCTGATGCAGCATGTCCAGGGTCCGGATTTCCCGACCGGCGGCGTCATCGTCGACAGCCAGGATGTGATCGCGAATGCGTATGAGACCGGCCGCGGCGCCTTCCGCGTCCGCGCCAAGGTCGAAACGGTGCAGGAAAAGGGCGGCGGCTGGCATCTGGTGGTCAGCGAGATCCCCTATCAGGTGCCCAAGGCCAAGCTGATCGAGCAGATCGCCGAGCTCATCAACGACAAGAAGCTGCCGATCCTCGCCGACGTGCGCGACGAGAGCGATGAGGATATCCGCATCGTCCTGGAACCGCGCAGTCGCACCGTCGATCCGACGATGCTGACCGACAGCCTGTTCCGGCTGACCGATCTGGAGGTGCGCGTCTCGCTCAACCTCAACGTGCTCGACGATACGCGCACGCCCGGCGTGATGAGCCTCAAGGAAGTGCTCGCCGCCTGGCTCAAGCACCAGTTCGAGGTGCTGATCCGCCGTTCGCAGCATCGGCTCGCCAAGATCGCCGATCGGATCGAGCTGCTCGACGGCTATCTGATCACCTATCTCAACCTCGATCGCGTGATCCAGATCATCCGCGAGGAGGACGAGCCCAAGCCCGTCCTGATGGAGGAGTTCGGGCTGACCGATCGGCAAGCCGAAGCCATCCTCAACATGCGCCTGCGTTCGCTGCGCAAGCTTGAAGAAATGGAGATCCGCAAGGAACGCGACACGCTCGATGCCGAGGGCAAGGGGCTGCAGGAGCTGATCGAGAGCCCCGCGCGCCAGCGCACCCGGATGAAGCGCGATCTCGACGCGATGTACAAGCGCTACGGCCCGGACACCGCTTTGGGTGCGCGCCGCACGCTGGTGCAGGAAGCGGCCCCGGCGCGCGAAATCCCGATCGAGGCGATGATCGAGCGCGAGCCGGTGACGATCATCCTGTCGCAACGCGGCTGGATCCGCGCGATGCGCGGTCATGTCGACGAGGCGCAGATCGCCAACGTCAAATATAAGGAAGGTGACGCCTTCGCCTTCGCCGCCCATGCCCAGACGACCGACAAGGTGCTGCTGGCGACCGATGCGGGCCGCTTCTTCACGTTGTCGCCCGACAAGCTGCCCGGCGGGCGCGGCTTCGGTGAGCCGGTGCGCCTGTTCGCCGATATCGAGGCCGATCAGAAGATCGTCGCGCTCAGCGTCGCGAAGCCCGGCGGCGCACTCTTGCTGGCCTCGTCCGACGGGCGCGGTTTCGTGGCGGAGATGGCGGAGATCGTCGCCGAAACCCGCAAGGGCAAGCAGGTCGTGAACCTGAAGGACAAGGCGAAGCTCAAGATCGTCCACGCGATCGATACGTCGGAACCGGGCGACGACTATGTCGGCGTGATCGGCGAGAATCGGAAGATGGTGATCTTCCCCTTGAGCGAACTGCCCCGCATGGCGCGCGGGCAGGGCGTCACGCTGCAACGCTATAAGGATGGCGGCCTGTCCGACGCGATCAGCTTCCGGTTCGAAGCGGGGCTCAGCTGGGCGATGGGCGGCGATACCGGCCGCACCCGCACCGAAACCGATCTCTCGCTGTGGCGCGCCGCACGCGGCGCCGCGGGCCGCATGCCGCCAGTCGGCTTCCCGAGGGACAATCGCTTCGGATAAAAGGTTGGATGGGGCGCTAGGGGCTTTCCCGTAGCCCCATCGTCTAAATCACTGGAAAGAGTGCGTTAACTGTCGGCTGTTACATCGATGTCGACATGCGGGCGACACGACCAAAAATTGCTGACATGCCGGCGACGCCCGAGGCGACGCCGTCCCTTGGCAATTTCCCGGTCCCGCCCGCCCTCCAACAGCTTCTCAACACCCCCCGCGCGGCCGAGCGTCAGGAGTTCCTCGATGCGCTTCCGGTCGCCGTCGCGATCGTGGCGGAGATCGATGGCAATCCGCGCATCATGGCCAGAAATGCCGCATTTCTAAGGCTTTCCGACATGCGGCTCGCCGCATCGGAGCTGGCGGATGCCGATCTGTGCAGCGGCCTGGCGCTTCCGCTCAACGCTGCTCTGCGCGCTTTCTTCGCGTCCGAAGACGATGATCGCGCGATCGACATGCAGGAAACCACCGGCATCGGCGGCCGCCATTTCGCGGTCCGCATGGCCCGCCTGCGCGTCGGCGAATCGGCCTCGCCGCGCTGCGTCCTCTCGCTGATCGACTGCACCGCGCAAGTCGAATCGGAACGCTCGCTGCGCAAGGA
Protein-coding sequences here:
- the parC gene encoding DNA topoisomerase IV subunit A, which gives rise to MTETAELPEDSIRNTPFDSALSDRYLVYALSTITARSLPDVRDGLKPVHRRLLWAMRLLRLDPASGYKKCARVVGDVIGKYHPHGDQSVYDAMVRLAQTFSLRYPLVDGQGNFGNVDGDNAAAMRYTEARLTAAAGDLMAGLDEGTVDFRPTYNGEEEEPEIFPGLFPNLLANGATGIAVGMATSIPPHNVAELAEAAKMLIDDPHADTRKLMQHVQGPDFPTGGVIVDSQDVIANAYETGRGAFRVRAKVETVQEKGGGWHLVVSEIPYQVPKAKLIEQIAELINDKKLPILADVRDESDEDIRIVLEPRSRTVDPTMLTDSLFRLTDLEVRVSLNLNVLDDTRTPGVMSLKEVLAAWLKHQFEVLIRRSQHRLAKIADRIELLDGYLITYLNLDRVIQIIREEDEPKPVLMEEFGLTDRQAEAILNMRLRSLRKLEEMEIRKERDTLDAEGKGLQELIESPARQRTRMKRDLDAMYKRYGPDTALGARRTLVQEAAPAREIPIEAMIEREPVTIILSQRGWIRAMRGHVDEAQIANVKYKEGDAFAFAAHAQTTDKVLLATDAGRFFTLSPDKLPGGRGFGEPVRLFADIEADQKIVALSVAKPGGALLLASSDGRGFVAEMAEIVAETRKGKQVVNLKDKAKLKIVHAIDTSEPGDDYVGVIGENRKMVIFPLSELPRMARGQGVTLQRYKDGGLSDAISFRFEAGLSWAMGGDTGRTRTETDLSLWRAARGAAGRMPPVGFPRDNRFG